A genomic window from Coccinella septempunctata chromosome 9, icCocSept1.1, whole genome shotgun sequence includes:
- the LOC123320977 gene encoding uncharacterized protein LOC123320977, whose protein sequence is MSWLMDEINVDEMETVTVDDCSMVRKVVMEGREKLALIQMNVRSIKKNFDEFLVLLSSFGFEFDVLVLTETWRVEDVEQFGIPDYCVYYNNSTINQNDGVIMYIRSNLVHKVKFKVINELSVLNCSLVKKGRSFNIVPMYRPHSYRVERFLDDLENFLSEGNLGGVTYLLGDINVDILDQSDSISEEYLQILNGAGFKSIINSVTRQTANTATCIDHMFVKGLSTTDLVVPLTLRTNVTDHYVTIALHQVSATRTTGTVGQTFVYRKCVNRELLLSELSKVCWEEFRRTEDVEEKSKIFMANILNCVESATITSRKSTPKKRQPWITTGLINSIRRRDLLFQRFLKEKSDESKTLYTAFRNKLNSLLKKAKFSYYSHRVRSAEGDIKKTWRFINEVTNSNSVTRAIPDRIVVDGVETDDRKQIADGMNKYFDSVGHKLASSILGPSSESGFKHMSWPGSIYVEPTSIEELTGLIYSLKKVESSGCDLITGSLAKDMAPLIAQPFVELVNACFQVGSVPSCFKTALITPVHKGGDRSDPGNYRPLSVITVFAKIFEKVIFIRLTKYLDKFKIISESK, encoded by the coding sequence ATGAGTTGGTTGATGGATGAAATAAATGTCGATGAGATGGAGACGGTGACTGTGGATGATTGTTCTATGGTGAGGAAGGTTGTAATGGAGGGTCGAGAAAAGCTGGCCCTGATTCAGATGAATGTGAGGAGTATCAAGAAGAACTTCGATGAGTTTCTAGTGCTACTCTCGTCTTTTGGTTTTGAATTTGATGTATTGGTTCTAACGGAGACGTGGAGAGTTGAAGATGTTGAGCAGTTTGGGATTCCGGATTATTGTGTTTACTATAACAATTCAACCATTAATCAAAATGATGGGGTTATTATGTATATAAGATCAAATTTAGTCCATAAAGTTAAGTTTAAAGTGATCAATGAGTTGAGTGTCCTGAATTGTTCACTTGTGAAGAAAGGAAGGAGCTTTAATATTGTGCCAATGTACCGACCACATTCTTATCGGGTTGAAAGATTCCTTGATGACCTCGAAAATTTTCTTTCTGAGGGAAACCTGGGAGGCGTCACTTACCTTCTTGGGGATATTAACGTCGACATCTTAGACCAATCCGATAGTATAAGTGAGGAATATTTGCAAATTCTAAATGGTGCTGGTTTTAAATCAATCATAAATTCAGTCACTAGACAGACTGCTAATACGGCAACGTGCATTGATCATATGTTTGTCAAGGGATTGTCTACAACGGACTTGGTTGTTCCCCTCACTCTGAGAACAAATGTTACTGACCATTATGTGACCATTGCTCTGCATCAAGTTTCTGCTACGAGGACCACGGGGACTGTTGGTCAGACGTTTGTATATCGTAAGTGTGTGAATCGTGAATTGTTGCTATCTGAGCTATCTAAAGTATGCTGGGAAGAATTCCGAAGGACTGAAGATGTTGAAGAAAAGTCAAAAATATTTATGGCAAATATCCTTAATTGCGTAGAATCAGCGACGATCACGTCCAGAAAATCAACACCTAAGAAAAGACAACCATGGATAACGACTGGTTTGATTAATTCCATACGCCGAAGAGATCTTCTATTCCAGAGGTTCCTAAAGGAGAAGAGCGATGAGAGCAAAACTCTGTATACTGCTTTTCGTAACAAACTGAATTCACTTCTGAAGAAGGCTAAATTTTCTTACTATAGTCATAGAGTCCGGTCTGCAGAGGGTGATATCAAGAAAACATGGCGTTTTATCAATGAGGTTACAAACTCCAATAGTGTAACGCGAGCCATTCCGGACCGAATTGTTGTTGATGGGGTAGAGACGGATGACCGTAAACAGATTGCAGATGGCATGAATAAATACTTCGACTCTGTAGGGCATAAACTGGCTTCTTCCATTCTGGGCCCATCCTCTGAGTCTGGGTTTAAGCATATGTCATGGCCTGGCTCCATATATGTGGAACCGACAAGCATCGAGGAGCTCACAGGACTGATATATTCCTTGAAAAAGGTTGAATCATCTGGCTGTGACTTGATTACTGGGAGTTTAGCTAAGGACATGGCACCTCTGATAGCACAACCCTTTGTCGAATTAGTCAATGCATGTTTTCAGGTAGGGTCTGTGCCTTCATGTTTTAAGACAGCATTGATCACACCTGTTCACAAGGGTGGAGATAGGAGCGACCCCGGCAATTACAGACCTCTGTCAGTCATTACTGTCtttgcaaaaatatttgaaaaggtcATCTTCATCAGATTGACCAAATACCTAGATAAATTCAAGATCATTTCTGAGAGTAAATGA